A section of the Telopea speciosissima isolate NSW1024214 ecotype Mountain lineage chromosome 3, Tspe_v1, whole genome shotgun sequence genome encodes:
- the LOC122655011 gene encoding glutathione hydrolase 3-like, which yields MEMKETEERYKIIDQAFGGAFVVLGLVVYYGSDHREQREKKYEQRTEASDVAESKHGVVAADDGRCSDIGVSVLRDGGHAVDGAVATALCLGVVNPMSSGIGGGSFMVVRSSSTSKAEAFNMRETAPLAASKDMYEFNPLSKYIGALSMGVPGELAGLREAWSKYGRLTWKALFQPAIRLARDGFVVAPYLGLAIEKSEELILSDPGLRKVFAPNGQLLRSGDTCYNVELGNTLEAVAEHGPQVFYNGTIGENFVRDVRQVGGILTMEDLRHYKVEITDAMSVNAMGYTMLGMPPPSSGTPGLALVLHILDSYGSSDAVKGPLGLHRLIEAIKHMLAIRMNLGDPDFVNVTDWITDMLSPSFAKSLWQKIFDNTTFPPEYYMNRYSQLRDHGTSHFCIVDSDRNAVAMTTTVNYYFGAGVLSPSTGIVLNNEMGDFSTPTEISVDKLPPAPANFVEPKKRPLSSMTPIIILKDNQLAGVIGGSGGIFITPAVIQVFLNHFVLGMEPLTAVQYPRVFHELVPNKVLYENLTMIDGDHIELSNERKVFLKERGHELEAQAGGAICQLVVQNLANPFIVTSRKIGEQPNSGQVFHGILTAVSDPRKDGRPAGL from the exons ATGGAGATGAAAGAAACCG AAGAGAGatacaaaatcattgaccagGCTTTTGGTGGTGCATTTGTAGTTTTAGGTCTTGTAGTTTACTACGGTTCAGACCATCGGGAACAGAGGGAGAAGAAGTACGAACAGAGGACAGAAGCGAGCGACGTTGCTGAATCGAAGCATGGCGTCGTTGCTGCAGACGACGGCCGTTGTTCTGACATTGGCGTTTCAGTGCTTAGAGATGGAGGTCATGCGGTTGATGGTGCAGTGGCAACAGCATTGTGTTTGGGTGTTGTCAATCCAATGTCTAGTGGGATTGGAGGTGGTTCTTTCATGGTTGTCCGATCTTCATCAACCTCGAAAGCTGAAGCTTTTAATATGAGAGAAACAGCTCCATTAGCTGCTTCAAAG GACATGTATGAATTTAATCCTCTGTCGAAGTACATAGGTGCACTTTCCATGGGCGTACCAGGGGAGCTTGCGGGCCTTCGTGAAGCATGGTCAAAATATGGACGATTAACATGGAAGGCTCTGTTCCAACCTGCCATACGTCTTGCCAGAGATGGGTTTGTAGTTGCTCCTTATCTTGGTTTAGCTATTGAGAAGTCTGAGGAGCTGATCCTGTCTGACCCTGGTTTACGAAAAGTGTTTGCACCAAATGGGCAATTGTTGAGATCTGGGGATACTTGCTACAACGTTGAGCTTGGCAACACTTTAGAAGCTGTTGCAGAACATGGGCCCCAAGTATTCTACAATGGGACCATCGGAGAGAATTTTGTGAGGGATGTGAGACAAGTTGGGGGGATTTTGACAATGGAAGACTTGAGGCATTACAAGGTGGAGATAACAGATGCAATGTCTGTCAATGCGATGGGTTACACCATGCTGGGGATGCCTCCTCCTTCAAGTGGAACTCCAGGGCTGGCTCTt GTTCTGCACATTTTAGATAGCTACGGATCATCAGATGCTGTAAAGGGACCGTTGGGACTGCATCGCTTGATCGAGGCAATAAAGCACATGCTTGCCATCCGAATGAACTTAGGTGATCCTGATTTTGTCAATGTAACTGACTGGATTACTGATATGCTGTCCCCGTCCTTTGCCAAGAGTCTCTGGCAGAAGATATTTGACAACACAACATTTCCTCCTGAGTACTACATGAACAG ATATAGTCAGCTAAGAGACCATGGAACCAGCCACTTCTGCATTGTTGACTCAGATAGGAATGCAGTAGCAATGACAACAACTGTAAATTATTATTTTGGGGCAGGAGTACTCTCTCCTTCAACTGGTATTGTACTAAACAATGAAATGGGTGACTTCTCCACACCAACAGAGATCTCTGTAGATAAACTCCCTCCAGCTCCTGCAAATTTTGTAGAACCCAAAAAGAGGCCTTTATCTTCCATGACACCCATCATCATTCTCAAG GATAATCAGTTGGCCGGGGTTATAGGTGGGAGTGGTGGTATCTTCATCACTCCGGCGGTAATTCAGGTGTTTCTCAACCATTTTGTTTTGGGAATGGAACCTCTCACTGCCGTTCAGTACCCAAGGGTGTTTCACGAG CTAGTACCTAACAAGGTCTTGTACGAGAATCTGACTATGATCGACGGTGACCATATTGAGCTCTCCAATGAAAGAAAGGTGTTCTTAAAGGAGAGGGGACATGAATTGGAGGCTCAAGCAGGCGGAGCCATATGCCAGCTTGTTGTGCAAAACCTTGCAAACCCCTTTATTGTTACCTCAAGAAAGATTGGGGAGCAGCCCAACAGTGGACAAGTTTTCCATGGAATTCTTACTGCTGTGAGTGACCCCAGGAAAGACGGAAGACCTGCTGgtctctga